Proteins encoded in a region of the Streptomyces sp. NBC_01471 genome:
- a CDS encoding RNaseH domain-containing protein — MTSTGNESKKPSPPPRYNNTIPPVFAALPGQKLALDFYTAAFPREILPRLQRAWDSNPKSRSRYLPTRGLRELVECVGAGILAVGDDLSADAWLYALCPPQNQLALQIALETWITTEVAPHQSDVDWPSCIKAAFPLEWSPTTLDLLGHGKAPNDTARPRPHVYRLLASYLATRWIEKKWVLPGHKQNETTVLGTIGDRGQRSVYLWPPRELTDDGAFGLWTHQTTFRVTTMPHDDRLLIRATPHITRFGGTMPVYLPRRSPDKPPTATVLLHVPGGVLSGLEYPLFLRAPVVATGRADEMTWRWTPGIARMLPSLPTSHLYPDPNAVREDPRAYNGLGRDDRTKRDPVALLLHTTGYTYLLDEPDGETGRKSAGHPAETGLQPIDHLLLFEQLKETLPGLHLEPVDSIGKIPQRRAPRLEPAAPGAVYRLELGHTAPGTYEAVHLALTGLLGYTHTDHRSETGRDVHVYRGATEVHLRLYNPDTLVSGTPWPTEKSSEERSEARRQHRAERTRALREALPDEAQLIGALMEIGKPASFSAAHQDDPKPLLKKVLPTLGRHVQCLHPVTRTANPDAKKDGAKPFQNSQIRRADVERAASAVRDILRSVGHLPQLPRPRGVTGSFELTAVHLARSRGGLVPLLLRANTDGMVTAQLVPTTSHLNEAPMPLVDLPKALVEGRGRVRARDRAQLADFLTQALALDSTADRLLIARAQTLRNREIWSWLQNDHIAPDALVLPGIDCSSAESVSRRTPTDLPGLRIVRINDDSDEIPLIFGMNPLENSDAESADAPAQGAVVSGENPPDQPETPSPDNVLPYEWGRYSGLIPWNDRTYLAVNPRPDTHQLSKSVSKYLGDDRDVTRHGANPRSLEIHISFQQPTDNTADLAAYVNGLRRCHLHTATPTRLPYLLHLARLMEEYIE, encoded by the coding sequence GTGACCAGCACCGGCAACGAGTCCAAGAAGCCGTCACCACCGCCTCGCTACAACAACACCATTCCCCCGGTCTTCGCGGCCCTCCCCGGGCAGAAGCTCGCGCTCGACTTCTACACGGCCGCCTTCCCGCGCGAAATCCTCCCCCGCCTCCAGCGCGCCTGGGACAGTAACCCCAAGTCTCGCTCGCGCTACCTTCCGACGCGTGGGTTGCGTGAACTCGTGGAGTGCGTCGGCGCGGGCATCCTCGCAGTCGGCGACGATCTGAGCGCTGACGCCTGGCTCTACGCCCTGTGTCCGCCCCAGAACCAACTGGCCCTGCAAATCGCCCTGGAGACCTGGATCACCACCGAGGTCGCACCCCACCAAAGCGACGTCGACTGGCCCTCCTGCATCAAAGCGGCCTTCCCTCTGGAATGGTCCCCCACGACACTCGACCTGCTGGGACACGGCAAAGCACCCAACGACACAGCGCGGCCCCGCCCCCATGTCTACCGACTCCTCGCGTCCTACCTGGCCACCCGATGGATCGAGAAGAAGTGGGTGCTCCCCGGGCACAAGCAGAACGAGACCACTGTCCTTGGCACCATCGGAGACCGCGGTCAACGCAGTGTCTACCTCTGGCCACCCCGCGAACTGACCGATGACGGTGCGTTCGGCCTGTGGACCCACCAGACCACGTTCCGCGTCACAACGATGCCGCACGACGACCGGCTCCTCATCCGGGCAACCCCGCACATCACCCGCTTCGGCGGCACCATGCCCGTCTACCTACCGCGACGCAGTCCCGACAAACCACCCACCGCCACCGTGCTGCTCCACGTACCCGGTGGCGTACTCAGCGGCCTGGAGTACCCCCTATTCCTCCGGGCACCTGTCGTGGCCACCGGCCGCGCAGATGAGATGACATGGCGCTGGACCCCCGGGATCGCCCGGATGCTGCCCTCCCTCCCCACCTCCCACCTCTACCCGGACCCGAACGCCGTCCGAGAAGACCCGCGGGCCTACAACGGCCTCGGCCGCGATGACAGGACGAAGAGGGATCCCGTCGCCCTTCTCCTGCACACCACGGGCTACACCTATCTTCTGGACGAACCGGACGGCGAAACCGGACGTAAGTCCGCCGGCCACCCCGCCGAGACGGGCCTCCAGCCGATCGACCACCTCCTCCTGTTCGAACAACTGAAGGAGACCCTGCCCGGACTGCACCTTGAACCGGTCGATTCCATCGGTAAGATCCCGCAGCGCCGTGCACCTCGGCTCGAACCCGCCGCCCCCGGCGCCGTGTACCGCCTGGAGCTGGGACACACCGCCCCCGGTACGTACGAAGCCGTACATCTGGCCCTGACCGGCCTGCTCGGCTACACCCATACTGACCACCGGAGTGAGACCGGACGCGACGTTCACGTCTATCGCGGTGCCACCGAAGTCCATCTGCGCCTGTACAACCCTGACACTCTGGTATCCGGAACACCCTGGCCTACCGAAAAATCGTCGGAAGAACGCAGCGAGGCTCGGCGTCAGCACCGCGCGGAAAGGACTCGCGCACTGCGCGAGGCCCTCCCCGACGAGGCACAACTGATCGGTGCGCTCATGGAGATCGGTAAACCGGCCTCCTTCTCAGCAGCACACCAAGACGACCCCAAGCCTCTGCTCAAGAAGGTCCTTCCAACGCTTGGTCGGCACGTCCAATGTCTGCACCCCGTCACCCGGACGGCCAACCCGGACGCGAAGAAGGATGGAGCCAAGCCCTTCCAGAACTCCCAGATCCGCCGTGCCGACGTCGAGCGCGCCGCCTCCGCCGTGCGCGACATCCTCCGGTCCGTCGGACACTTGCCGCAACTGCCTCGCCCACGAGGCGTCACCGGCTCCTTCGAGCTCACCGCCGTGCACCTGGCCCGATCACGCGGAGGCCTCGTACCCCTCCTGCTCCGCGCAAACACAGACGGCATGGTTACCGCCCAACTGGTTCCCACCACCAGCCATCTGAACGAAGCCCCCATGCCATTGGTCGACTTGCCCAAGGCCCTGGTCGAGGGACGAGGCCGCGTCCGCGCTCGGGACCGAGCCCAACTGGCTGACTTCCTCACCCAAGCCCTCGCGCTCGACAGCACCGCGGACCGTCTCCTGATTGCACGCGCTCAGACCCTGCGCAACAGAGAGATCTGGTCGTGGCTGCAGAACGACCACATCGCCCCGGACGCCCTCGTCCTCCCGGGTATCGACTGCAGCTCGGCAGAATCAGTCAGTCGGCGCACGCCGACGGATCTGCCAGGCTTGCGCATTGTCCGCATCAACGACGACTCCGATGAGATCCCTCTCATCTTCGGAATGAATCCGTTGGAGAATTCGGATGCCGAGAGCGCTGACGCCCCCGCTCAAGGCGCTGTCGTCTCCGGCGAGAACCCGCCGGACCAGCCTGAGACGCCGAGCCCGGACAACGTGCTCCCATATGAATGGGGCCGATACTCCGGATTGATCCCCTGGAACGATCGCACCTATCTCGCCGTCAACCCCCGCCCGGACACCCACCAGCTGTCCAAATCCGTCTCCAAATACCTCGGAGACGACCGCGACGTCACCCGCCACGGAGCCAACCCAAGGTCGTTGGAAATCCATATCTCCTTCCAGCAGCCCACCGACAACACCGCCGACCTGGCCGCCTACGTGAACGGGCTGCGCCGTTGCCACCTGCACACCGCAACACCAACCCGGCTGCCCTACCTGCTGCACTTGGCGCGGCTCATGGAGGAGTACATCGAGTGA
- a CDS encoding IS4 family transposase, which produces MSLQDILTTGAPLLEQAAISRTVGVAAGVFAPGHIGELTRIVPFEMVDEVLEQTGAVQRRVRLVPARVTVYLLLAAALFNGLGYQQVFDRLCAGLASLAPVRPSGSALRQARQRLGPAPMKALFDLVSGPAATTAAAGRWRGLRVVAVDGTLLSVPDCPANLAVFTRQRLGNGISGYPQLRLAALVACGTRSVIGAVFGPATTGELEYARRLAVDLRAGMLLLGDRNFASAALLNQLAATGADLLVRCKTNRKLPPLVRCRDGSTLTRIGPLTVRVIEAEISIRTAQGTRTGHYRLLTTLTDPDTHPAGELVRLYHERWEIETAYAELKSTMLGGRVLRARTPDGIEQEVWSLLTAYQALRTAMTDATDSIPGTDPDRAGFFTALATARDQLVLAAGIITGTDIDLVATIGRHVLAHLLPTRRVRTKDRIVKRAISKYNARGPAIDRTTYKATISINMLTSSP; this is translated from the coding sequence ATGTCACTCCAAGACATCCTCACCACAGGAGCTCCGCTGTTGGAACAGGCTGCCATATCAAGGACCGTCGGGGTAGCGGCAGGGGTGTTCGCACCGGGGCATATCGGTGAGCTGACCCGGATCGTTCCGTTCGAGATGGTCGATGAAGTGCTGGAACAGACCGGTGCGGTGCAGCGCAGGGTCCGGCTGGTGCCGGCGCGGGTCACGGTCTACCTGCTGCTGGCCGCGGCACTCTTCAACGGGCTGGGCTATCAGCAGGTTTTCGACCGGTTATGCGCCGGGCTGGCGAGCCTGGCACCAGTCCGGCCCAGTGGCAGCGCTCTTCGCCAGGCCCGCCAACGGCTGGGGCCGGCACCGATGAAAGCCCTGTTCGACCTGGTGAGTGGGCCTGCGGCCACGACCGCTGCCGCCGGGCGATGGCGAGGTCTGAGGGTCGTGGCAGTCGACGGCACCCTTCTGTCGGTCCCGGACTGCCCGGCCAACCTTGCGGTGTTCACCCGGCAGCGGCTCGGCAACGGGATCTCGGGCTACCCGCAACTGCGTCTGGCCGCGCTGGTGGCCTGCGGGACCCGGTCGGTGATCGGGGCCGTGTTCGGTCCGGCCACGACCGGCGAACTGGAGTACGCCCGCCGCCTGGCGGTGGACCTGCGGGCTGGGATGCTGCTGCTGGGCGACCGGAACTTCGCCTCCGCCGCATTGCTGAACCAGCTGGCCGCCACCGGCGCCGATCTGCTCGTGCGCTGCAAGACGAACCGGAAGCTGCCACCGTTGGTCCGCTGCCGTGACGGCTCGACACTGACCCGGATCGGTCCGCTGACCGTGCGTGTCATCGAGGCCGAGATCAGTATCCGCACCGCCCAGGGCACACGCACGGGCCATTACCGGCTGCTGACCACCCTCACCGACCCTGACACCCACCCGGCCGGTGAACTCGTCCGGCTCTACCACGAACGCTGGGAGATCGAGACCGCCTACGCGGAGCTGAAGTCCACGATGCTGGGCGGACGCGTCCTGCGGGCCCGCACCCCGGACGGCATTGAGCAGGAGGTCTGGTCCCTGCTGACCGCCTACCAGGCACTGCGGACCGCGATGACCGACGCCACCGACAGCATCCCGGGCACCGACCCCGACAGGGCCGGCTTCTTCACCGCCCTCGCCACCGCCCGGGACCAGCTCGTCCTGGCCGCCGGCATCATCACCGGCACCGACATCGATCTCGTCGCCACCATAGGCCGTCACGTCCTGGCCCACCTCCTGCCCACCCGGCGGGTCCGCACAAAAGACCGCATCGTCAAACGAGCAATCTCCAAATACAACGCACGCGGACCCGCCATTGACCGGACCACCTACAAAGCCACCATCAGCATCAACATGCTCACGAGCAGCCCTTGA
- a CDS encoding IS1380 family transposase, with product MKKRTGSYPRVRIEGGGRAAVSQAGAVLLVETARKTGLDSAISAALAPWRKARAVHDPGKILLDVALAVALGGDCLADVALLRAEPAVFGPVASDPTVSRLIDTLAAAGPKALSAIRAARAEARERVWKLARNAAPDVAGQVTVDLDGVLVLAHSEKQDATATWKKTFGHHPLMAFVDHGSGGSGEPVAGLLRPGNAGSDTAADHVTTTQLALAQLPKKYRRGRSTLIRTDSADGTHEFTAWLAKRGRWLSYSVGMTITDTIHQAVLEVPPAAWTAAIEPDGEIRDGAWVAELDGDVLKGWPKGMRLIVRKERPHPGAQLRFTDADGLRLTAFATNTTSSPIAALELRHRQRARAEDRIRAARATGLRNLPLHKTAQNQIWLEIVQIALDLLAWMPMLALSGEVRRWEPRRLRLRLFSAAQLVTTARRRHLRFPRHWPWTDVITGAIKQLEALPNPG from the coding sequence GTGAAGAAGCGTACCGGGTCTTATCCACGCGTTCGGATCGAGGGCGGCGGTCGGGCGGCGGTGTCCCAGGCCGGGGCCGTGCTGCTGGTCGAGACCGCCCGTAAGACCGGCCTGGACAGCGCGATATCGGCGGCGCTGGCACCGTGGCGGAAGGCTCGGGCGGTGCACGATCCGGGCAAGATCCTGCTGGACGTGGCCCTCGCGGTCGCGCTGGGCGGGGACTGCCTCGCTGATGTCGCCTTGCTGCGGGCCGAGCCGGCCGTGTTCGGACCGGTGGCCTCCGACCCGACGGTCTCCCGCCTCATCGACACCCTCGCCGCCGCCGGGCCGAAGGCCCTCTCCGCGATAAGGGCCGCGCGGGCCGAAGCCCGCGAACGAGTCTGGAAGCTGGCCAGGAACGCGGCCCCAGACGTTGCAGGGCAGGTGACTGTGGACCTGGATGGGGTGCTCGTGCTGGCCCACTCCGAGAAGCAGGACGCCACCGCGACCTGGAAAAAGACCTTCGGACACCATCCTTTGATGGCCTTCGTCGATCACGGAAGCGGCGGCAGCGGGGAACCGGTCGCAGGTCTACTGCGGCCCGGAAACGCGGGCAGCGACACCGCCGCCGACCACGTCACCACCACCCAACTCGCTCTGGCCCAGCTCCCGAAGAAGTACCGGCGAGGCCGTTCCACGCTGATCCGGACCGACTCCGCCGACGGCACCCACGAGTTCACAGCCTGGCTTGCGAAGCGTGGCAGGTGGCTGTCGTACTCGGTCGGCATGACCATCACCGACACCATCCACCAGGCCGTCCTCGAAGTGCCGCCCGCCGCATGGACGGCAGCCATCGAACCGGACGGTGAAATCCGCGATGGCGCCTGGGTCGCCGAACTCGACGGAGACGTCCTCAAAGGCTGGCCGAAGGGAATGCGGCTGATCGTCCGCAAGGAACGCCCTCACCCCGGAGCCCAGTTGCGCTTCACTGATGCCGACGGCCTGCGGCTCACCGCGTTCGCCACCAACACCACCAGTTCTCCGATCGCCGCACTCGAACTGCGACACCGCCAACGCGCACGCGCCGAAGACCGCATCCGCGCCGCCCGCGCCACCGGCCTGCGAAACCTGCCCCTGCACAAAACAGCGCAGAACCAGATCTGGCTGGAGATCGTGCAGATCGCTCTCGACCTGCTGGCCTGGATGCCCATGCTTGCCTTGTCCGGTGAAGTCCGCAGGTGGGAGCCCCGCCGTCTGAGACTCCGCCTCTTCTCCGCCGCCCAGCTCGTCACGACCGCCCGCCGCCGGCACCTGCGGTTCCCGCGCCACTGGCCATGGACCGACGTCATCACCGGCGCGATCAAACAACTCGAAGCTCTCCCGAACCCCGGCTGA
- a CDS encoding LamG-like jellyroll fold domain-containing protein, protein MHRSRGLSVALALTVAAAGLGVMATAPKASAITPPVAFTADDLPTWQTNGIVWALAQADGVVFAGGTFSAIRPPEGGTGTPQSVVNFAAFDAATGAPTGCKLNFTVNSGGNATVRALAVSPDKKTLYAGGYFGEVNGTQVSSLAAIDIATCTPKASFKASFPATVRALAVTDDTVYAAGDFTTVGGQKHERFAAVQASDGSVLPFAPNADEPGRAIQLTPDGTKAVIGGDFFTVNGTNSHALAVVDAKTGALAKTYPGFIETNSVVKAIETDATGIYTGNEGTGLGVFDGRIALNASDLNQRWRDTCLGATQALKSYKGVLYSASHAHDCSGVGEFPDGRRHHFLAEPTTGTGKLGWFPDTNDGNGEQIGPRALAVATSGSTQYLWSGGEFTTVNGAPAQSLTRFASTGDTGKPSVPVVRAASEKPGEVEVRWRASVDTDDSKLTYKVYRNGSTTPLATVQADSLLWDRPQVSIKDTSVSADQSYSYRVTASDAAGNTSSLSATATATASATTEPYPAAVLGDGAQLYWRYDDSSSPFTADSSAGNSAGTQLNAPVLRQVPAAVSGPSTAIGLNGSNQQVYDDHRFAQPTTYSLETWFKTTSTSGGKLIGFGDNTEGVSAKYDKHVYMTNAGKLVFGVSSGGLKTLVSPKSYNDGKWHQAVATQGSGGMALYVDGHLLNTNSVTTNQNYTGFWHVGGDNLAGWPSKPTSNFFKGQLDETAIYPKALTSTQVAHHYTLASTPADTVTTVPATADTYVNAGAAGTNYGAATSLAVRKTSAYETYLRFALPKVPAGTKLASARLQVKTDTSSGAGSSDTISVSPVTGTWSPTSVTYTTRPALSSTAVGTLTGATQPSTLYSADLNTATLAADLGSSYDLALTSDGTDALWLWASQDSAAQSTPNLVLTFSPK, encoded by the coding sequence ATGCACAGATCAAGAGGGTTATCGGTTGCCCTTGCCCTGACGGTCGCTGCGGCCGGACTGGGAGTGATGGCTACGGCACCGAAGGCATCGGCGATCACACCGCCGGTGGCGTTCACCGCCGATGACCTGCCGACCTGGCAGACGAACGGCATCGTCTGGGCGCTCGCCCAGGCCGACGGTGTCGTCTTCGCGGGCGGCACCTTCTCCGCCATCCGCCCGCCGGAGGGCGGCACCGGCACCCCGCAGTCTGTGGTGAACTTCGCGGCATTCGACGCCGCGACCGGAGCACCCACCGGCTGCAAGCTGAACTTCACGGTCAACAGCGGCGGCAACGCCACCGTGCGTGCTCTCGCGGTGTCACCCGACAAGAAAACCCTGTACGCGGGCGGTTACTTCGGTGAGGTGAACGGCACGCAGGTGTCCTCACTGGCTGCGATCGACATCGCGACCTGCACACCCAAGGCATCGTTCAAGGCCAGCTTCCCCGCGACGGTGCGGGCGCTGGCCGTCACGGACGACACCGTGTATGCGGCCGGCGACTTCACCACGGTCGGTGGCCAGAAGCATGAACGATTCGCTGCCGTGCAGGCGTCCGACGGCTCCGTGCTGCCCTTTGCTCCAAACGCGGACGAACCGGGTCGTGCCATCCAGCTGACACCCGACGGCACCAAGGCCGTGATCGGCGGGGACTTCTTCACGGTCAACGGGACGAACTCCCACGCTCTGGCTGTCGTCGACGCCAAGACCGGCGCGCTGGCCAAGACCTATCCCGGCTTTATCGAGACCAACTCCGTGGTCAAGGCCATCGAGACCGATGCCACCGGTATCTACACCGGCAACGAGGGCACCGGCCTCGGCGTATTCGACGGACGGATCGCACTCAACGCCAGCGACCTCAATCAGCGCTGGCGTGACACCTGCCTGGGGGCCACCCAGGCCCTGAAATCTTACAAGGGCGTCCTGTACAGCGCCTCGCACGCGCACGACTGCTCCGGCGTCGGCGAGTTCCCTGACGGCCGCCGCCACCACTTCCTCGCCGAACCCACCACGGGCACCGGCAAGCTGGGCTGGTTCCCGGACACCAACGACGGCAACGGCGAGCAGATCGGCCCCCGCGCACTGGCGGTCGCCACTTCCGGCTCCACCCAGTACCTCTGGTCAGGCGGCGAGTTCACCACCGTCAACGGCGCTCCCGCACAGAGCCTGACCCGCTTTGCCTCCACCGGCGACACGGGCAAGCCGTCCGTCCCGGTGGTCCGTGCGGCGAGCGAGAAGCCCGGAGAGGTGGAAGTCCGCTGGCGCGCCAGTGTGGACACCGACGACTCCAAACTCACGTACAAGGTCTACCGCAACGGTTCCACCACTCCGCTGGCGACCGTGCAGGCCGACTCGCTCCTGTGGGACCGCCCGCAGGTCTCCATCAAGGACACCTCGGTCAGTGCCGACCAGAGCTACAGCTACCGGGTCACCGCGAGCGATGCCGCAGGCAACACCAGCTCCCTCTCCGCGACGGCTACCGCCACCGCATCCGCGACCACGGAACCCTACCCGGCCGCAGTTCTCGGCGACGGAGCACAGCTGTACTGGCGCTACGACGACTCGTCGTCCCCCTTCACCGCTGACTCCTCGGCCGGCAACAGTGCGGGCACCCAGCTGAACGCGCCGGTGCTGCGCCAGGTCCCTGCGGCCGTCAGTGGTCCCTCCACGGCCATTGGCCTCAATGGCAGCAATCAGCAGGTGTATGACGACCACCGGTTCGCGCAGCCCACCACCTACAGCCTGGAGACCTGGTTCAAGACGACCAGCACCTCGGGCGGCAAGCTGATCGGGTTCGGCGACAACACCGAAGGCGTCAGCGCGAAGTACGACAAGCATGTGTACATGACGAATGCGGGCAAGCTCGTCTTCGGGGTGAGCAGCGGCGGACTCAAGACCCTGGTCAGCCCGAAGTCGTACAACGACGGGAAATGGCACCAAGCGGTAGCCACTCAGGGCTCCGGCGGCATGGCCCTCTACGTCGACGGTCACCTGCTGAACACCAACAGCGTCACCACGAACCAGAACTACACCGGCTTCTGGCACGTGGGCGGCGACAACCTGGCCGGCTGGCCCTCGAAGCCCACCAGTAATTTCTTCAAGGGCCAGCTGGACGAGACCGCGATCTACCCCAAGGCCCTCACCAGCACGCAGGTCGCCCACCACTACACCCTGGCGAGCACCCCGGCCGACACGGTCACCACTGTCCCGGCAACCGCCGACACCTACGTCAATGCGGGAGCGGCGGGCACCAACTACGGAGCAGCGACCTCGCTCGCGGTCCGTAAAACCTCCGCCTACGAGACATACCTGCGGTTCGCACTCCCCAAGGTACCCGCGGGCACCAAACTGGCCAGTGCTCGGCTGCAGGTCAAGACCGACACCTCCAGTGGGGCAGGCAGCAGCGACACCATCTCCGTGAGTCCGGTCACCGGAACCTGGAGCCCGACGAGCGTCACCTACACCACACGCCCCGCGCTAAGCAGCACAGCCGTTGGAACCCTCACCGGGGCGACTCAACCGTCCACGCTGTATTCCGCCGACCTGAACACCGCAACGCTAGCGGCGGACCTGGGTAGTTCGTACGACCTGGCACTCACCAGTGACGGCACGGACGCACTGTGGCTCTGGGCGAGCCAAGACAGCGCCGCACAGTCCACACCCAACCTGGTGCTGACCTTCTCACCGAAGTAA
- a CDS encoding adenylyltransferase/cytidyltransferase family protein, whose translation MTRVVGYASGVFDLFHLGHLNLLKRARERCDYLVAGVLIDEVALHKGYPPVVPLAERMEIVESLGCVDEVVVDTTLEKVAAWEKVGFHRMFKGDDWKGTPRGDQWERDFAALGVTVVWLPRTEGISTAHRRALVEGIAAEARE comes from the coding sequence ATGACCCGCGTTGTGGGCTACGCATCTGGGGTTTTTGACCTGTTTCATCTTGGTCACTTAAATCTCCTCAAGCGAGCACGTGAACGGTGCGACTATCTCGTTGCCGGAGTGCTGATCGATGAGGTGGCCCTACACAAGGGCTATCCGCCGGTGGTGCCGCTCGCCGAGCGCATGGAGATCGTCGAGTCGCTGGGCTGCGTGGACGAAGTGGTCGTGGATACCACGCTGGAGAAGGTTGCCGCCTGGGAAAAGGTGGGTTTCCACCGCATGTTCAAGGGTGACGACTGGAAGGGCACACCGCGTGGCGACCAGTGGGAGCGCGATTTCGCAGCCCTGGGAGTGACCGTGGTGTGGCTTCCCCGTACAGAGGGGATCTCCACCGCGCACCGGCGAGCCCTCGTCGAGGGGATCGCGGCCGAGGCCCGCGAGTAA